Below is a window of Methanobrevibacter sp. DNA.
CATCCAATATCCAAAATGCTGAAATCCGGTTCAACATCCAAATGGCTGCAAACCCATTGAGCCATCTGTTCATGTGACCTGTTCATTCTTTCAAGCAACTGATCACCCAATTCCCCTTCAGGCTTTCTTGCATTAATAATCAAATCACTATCACGAGTTGTTTTTTCCATATTATCCTTATCCATATCCATCACCTTACTTTTTCATTCCTTTTCTTGTTTTAATAGCTTGACCAGTGTTAAAATCATTCATTTCATGAGCAGAAAGCAATGCCTTTCCATATGCAAGCAATTCATCATCTTCACTTACTATCAGAACCTCATCATTTGCACGTATATTCTCGTCAGCAGTCACTACAAACTTGGAGAATACGCTTTTTCCATCCAATGCAAACGGAACTGAATCTTCGCTTACAACAACCCTGTTTTGAGGGTAAGGCATTTTGTTATGTAATCTTTTAGCCCCTTCCTTTGAAAGGACCAAATAGCTATCTGATGCTCTCATATTAGCTATTATCACTTTACCGTCATAAATGTGTCTAATTTTACCTGTTTTCTTACTTTTTTCAATCTTTATGTTTCCGGTAAATAAAGCTTCTCCAGCACCATTTCCAAATTGATAGTCCGCAATGGCCTTAACCTTTCTGACATCGTCCTTTTTGAATCTTATTTCATCTGATTTTGAATGGGCATTATACAATCCTATATCCAAATCCTTAATAATCCTTGAATGGATCAGTGTCTGGTCATAATATTCAATAAACTCTGAAATGAAGTCCTCAATGAATTCAAGACTATCTACATCCTTTATCTTAGGGGCATCATTTTGACTTAATGGATATACCTCATCTATATCCAACGGGATCAAACCGAATGGAATATCCAAAACCATAAAGTCAGTATTGTCCAAATCAAGCTCCTTTTCACTACCATAAATATAGAACTCTCCCAGTTTGCCTGATATGTACTTTGAGTAAGGCTTACGGCTAGCTGGAAGAATCACAAGATCGCGTTTTTTAGGCATTTCACGAAGCTTCTGCATGTGTCTTTTGACTTCACTTCTGGCTAATGACTCCGGACCTGTGTAGAAAAATGCGGACTTTTTGCTTCTAGGATCATATTTCTCCATATCATCCATATACTTTCCAAGCTGCCTGTATGCATCCAATAGCTTAGGATGCACTCTGCAACGTTCCTCTACAAGTTCCATCAAAGAGCCTTCATAAATTGCCTGACGAATCAATCTCAATTCGGCGAAGGATACGTGAAGATTGTGTTGTGCTATTAAATCTCTTCTCTGCTCTTTCGGCATTGCTCTCAATTCATCAGGAGTGTAGTTGGAACAGACTTCACAGGAACAGGGCATTTCCTGAAGATTTTCCAGCTTATAGGTTCCTCTTGTAGACAACAGCCTATCGTCTTCTGCATATAGGATGTATGCTGCAGAATCAAACAGGTCACAGCCCATAGCAACTGCAAGTGCAAATACCATTGGATGACCTGCACCCATTAAATGGCGAGCCTTGTTGTCCGGCAAATGAGCTACGGAATTCATTACAACGTCAACAAGGTCCTTATAATGATATGATTCCATCAATGGAACAACGGCACCTATAGGATATAGATCGGCATCAAGTTTTGTAAGTTCATCGGCACAATATCTTCTTAAATCCATGAATGTTGATCCCTGTACAACAGAGTTTAACTTCATTTCCATATTTTCAGAGTTTCTAAAGTCAATGGCCTCTTTTGCACGTTCCAAAGTTACTTCCAAATCCTGTTCTGCCTTTTCACGTTCAACAAAAGGAGCCGTTGGAATATCCAAACTAGTTCCGATATCTGTTTTAATCAGTTCCTGAAACTCAATAACTTCAGTGTTTGTAATGTCAACATCCCCATAGACAGAGAGCTGGAATGAACCTGAATCTGTCATTATAGGCCCATCAAAATGGATCAGTTCATGCAAACCCTTTTCAATCGCTTCCTGTTTTAATTCTTCATCTTTATAGATCAGGTATGCATTTGTAATTACAATATCGGCACCATATTTCTTAACGTCTATGGCTTGTTTACGAGGATGAATTACCGGCATTAAATTTGGAGTTTTAATATTTCCACTTTTAGTTTTTAGAACTCCTACACGGCCTCTATTATCTTTAGCTTTGATTTCGAACATTTTTAATACCTTTAAAAATTAGTTAAATTAAAATTTAATTAAGAAATTATATAAACTTTGCTTAAGTTAGTGAATGAAATTTAATTAATGTTGGAATTATAATTCAAATGGATTGTTTTCATCCTGACCTATGGAAGTGTCTTCAGCCTCATCTTTTGAATCCATGAAATCATTTATCCAACTATCTAAAAAATCATCGTTGGAGCTATCCTCACCGCCATCACCATTTGAAGGGACATAGATAACGCCACCATCATTTCCATTAACCTCCACATTAGGAAGATTGATATCGGAAAATGGAGTGATACTGTTTAACATCAAATTTAACATATCTAAATTAGGTGCACAAACTACTACAAATGCATCGTTACATGCATATATACCAATGTATTTTTCATCATTTATTTTAAAAATTGTTATTCTGGAATTGTTTTCGCTTTGAGCTCCCTTCTGTGAAACAATATCGCTGTTTTTCAGCTTGAAATGGTTTTGAACATCAGTCATTGAAGTGTTTTCAGTAATTTCGGCTACAAAATAACCTTCACTGGAATTCAACAACGTATAGCCATTGTCAACCTTATCAAAATGAACCTTAGCTGGAACATCAATGGATACAGTATTTAAATTTACAGTTTCCATCTTTGCAGGACCAAAATAACTAACGTTGACTATTGCACCTACAATAGAAAGTAGAATAATTAATAAACAAATGATAACAGATGACTTTTTATCCATTACTAATATATTATATTAAAATAAATATTTAAAGAATTAGGTATATAATAAAATATTAGATACAATGAGTTATGAGAAGAATGCAACAGTAATAGATGATACAATCTATGATTTGGTAAACGAGACATTTGAAAAAGAAAAAAATACTGGAAATCCTG
It encodes the following:
- the tgtA gene encoding tRNA guanosine(15) transglycosylase TgtA; the protein is MFEIKAKDNRGRVGVLKTKSGNIKTPNLMPVIHPRKQAIDVKKYGADIVITNAYLIYKDEELKQEAIEKGLHELIHFDGPIMTDSGSFQLSVYGDVDITNTEVIEFQELIKTDIGTSLDIPTAPFVEREKAEQDLEVTLERAKEAIDFRNSENMEMKLNSVVQGSTFMDLRRYCADELTKLDADLYPIGAVVPLMESYHYKDLVDVVMNSVAHLPDNKARHLMGAGHPMVFALAVAMGCDLFDSAAYILYAEDDRLLSTRGTYKLENLQEMPCSCEVCSNYTPDELRAMPKEQRRDLIAQHNLHVSFAELRLIRQAIYEGSLMELVEERCRVHPKLLDAYRQLGKYMDDMEKYDPRSKKSAFFYTGPESLARSEVKRHMQKLREMPKKRDLVILPASRKPYSKYISGKLGEFYIYGSEKELDLDNTDFMVLDIPFGLIPLDIDEVYPLSQNDAPKIKDVDSLEFIEDFISEFIEYYDQTLIHSRIIKDLDIGLYNAHSKSDEIRFKKDDVRKVKAIADYQFGNGAGEALFTGNIKIEKSKKTGKIRHIYDGKVIIANMRASDSYLVLSKEGAKRLHNKMPYPQNRVVVSEDSVPFALDGKSVFSKFVVTADENIRANDEVLIVSEDDELLAYGKALLSAHEMNDFNTGQAIKTRKGMKK